TCTCATGGTGGTTCTTCCTGTCAAGCCGCACCATGAGCGATCCCTTCCACGTTCCGACGCACATGTTTCCGTTGATGGTGAAGCAGACGCCGCCGAACATCTTCCGCTCGGAGACACTCCCCCGCTCTGACAGGATCCGACGTATCCGGCCACTCAGAGGATCGTCCGTCGGCATGTCGTTCCTTCTTTGAGTGCGCGCCTGATCTACGGCCCACCCTTGCGAGACTCCAGCTTGTCCTTCTCTTTCTCCAGGAACTCCAGCGGACGCCTGGGGGCGCCGTCCCGACCGGCCTCTTCGATCCACCGGTTGAACACGTGGACCCCCTCGTCGACTCGCTTCCGTTGGACGAAGGCATTGCTC
The window above is part of the Acidobacteriota bacterium genome. Proteins encoded here:
- a CDS encoding TfoX/Sxy family protein, translated to MPTDDPLSGRIRRILSERGSVSERKMFGGVCFTINGNMCVGTWKGSLMVRLDRKNHHETLAEPHTKPADMNGRVMKGWALVEPAGIESENDLTGWLDRAASFAESLPPK